The following is a genomic window from Neodiprion lecontei isolate iyNeoLeco1 chromosome 4, iyNeoLeco1.1, whole genome shotgun sequence.
ATTACAATAACTGCCTTCTTCTCTAAAAACAGAAACGCGAAGTTAAAaaacagatttaaaaaaacacgCAGAAGTGGTTTATGCGGATTTTGAATATCTTGTCGAAtcgaattattgaaatatactCTTCTTCCCATCTTGTGAATGGACTAACGAAATTTAAAGCTCTCCAGCGTTTCAACGAATGTAAAGAGACCCTGCTCTAGTTTGAGTGGTAATCAAATTTCGGGCACAGGTCCAAGTGATGTGGAGGGCTCCAGCTTCGGGTTCAGGTTGCGTTGTTTTCAATGCTATGGTATTCGAAGGCGTCGATCGTTGGTATGCCGAAGATGGCAATTTGACAAGAACATTCTGCGAAATTAGTGACGAGGAATCCGCAGATGTACTGAAAGAGAAACGCTGCTGTGCGTGTGACGAAGCCAAGTATTCCGTAAGTAATTGTGTGTATTGATTTTGATCGGAAATGCGGAGAATGTTAATTTTCTAACCATCACTTCTTATTCGACAGATCATATTTGAAGGAATTTGGTCGAACCGCACTCACCCTAAAGACTTTCCATTCTCAACATGGTTGACACACTTCAGCGACTTAATTGGTGCATCACACGAACCCCGGTTTTCGTTTTGGGGTCGTGAGCATACTGCAACTGATGGGTTCCGACAGTTGGCTGAATGGGGAAGTGTTTCCGGTGTTGAGGCCGAGCTCAGAACCAAGACTAAACATTTGAGAACATTGGTCAAGGCTTCGGGTCTCTGGTATCCTAGAGTGAACACAAATACCACCACCAGCTTCAGGTGACACTCTATGTGTTCATTCAACATATATGATATACTTCATAAAATGGGAATAAAGTTGGttgcaatgaaaaattcacgtttCATTCATCACTGTTGCAGGGTCGATCGTAAACACCATATGCTCTCTGCGGCGTCGATGTTGGGTCCGTCTCCTGACTGGGTCGTGGGAGTCAGCAAATTGAACCTTTGCCAAGAAGACTGTACGTGGATTAAGAGTATGATCATTGATCTTTACCCATGGGATGCTGGTACAGACAATGGAATCTCGTACATGTCACCCAACTCCGAAACTAAGCCGCGAGAGAAGATGAAGCCTATAACCACCTCGTATCCAGAGGATCCACGGTCACCGTTTTACGATCCTTCTGGTAAACCGATGCTGCCGTTGGCAAGGTTTTACATAAACAGAGAGAAGATATTCAAAAAAGGCTGTGATGAAGAGACTCTTAAGGAGCAAATTGCTGAACTCGAAGTCGCTGAGAATACGGAGGATACATCGAGacgtgaatattttattctacaGTGATAAGTGGTCTACCAATTCATTTTAATTCTAGTCATACAATTGGATAATACTATTTCAGCCGAATGTGTTACATCGGAATGGACCCCCTGGTCATCCTGTTCGGTAAGTTGTGGGAAGGGCCTCCGAATGCGCACCAGAGAATATCTAATGTTAGAGAAAGCCACCATGCTGAATTGCAACCGTCAACTCGTATCGAAAGAAATGTGCGTCGCCGCTATCGCTGAGTGCCCGTAAGTAACTTGAGTGGCCAGCACTTGCGCTTCATATGTTACCTATAATTTAGTCATAAAAAATCTTTATCCGTTAAGTGGACAGGAAGAAGAACCTGAAGCGCCATTACTTGGAACTGAGGAAATTTGCCAAACTACAAGCTGGTCTGGCTGGTCTGAGTGCTCAAGTACGTGTGGTGTAGGATTCAAAATGCGTACCAGAAAATTCAATAATCGTATGGGTCGGAAGAAATGTCCACACATTCAAATAGTCGAGAAGCAAAAGTGTATGGAGCCAGCGTGTGAATCCGGAACTGAGGAACTTCTCGATCCAGTTTGCAAAGTAACTTAACACGCCTTTACTACCACgtaaatttcttttgtaataacaacttggaaaatatattctCTAGGTATCTGGGTGGTCTGACTGGTCACCTTGCAGCGCTTCTTGTGGTAAGGGAGTCAAGATGAGGATGAGATTGTTGATGGTAGATCCGTCCTTGCAACAAGAGTGTTCTTCTCGCGTCGAAATGCTTCAACAAAGACCTTGCGAAGGCCAATCGGACTGCACCTTCGACATGGCAACGGCAAAGGGTAATGCAGAGAGCACTTGCCGTCTCTGTACATCGTTTGCGTGCAGAAAAAATGATGGAAAGTTTTCGCTTGGTGTTTTTAGTTGTTTGCATGGAAGAGGCTGATCCAGGTCCTTGTCGAGGATACTTTGAACGTTGGGCGTTCCAACCAAATAAATTGATGTGCGTTCCGTTCGGATACGGTGGATGTCGTGGAAACCGCAACAACTTCCTCACCAACGAAGAGTGTACACAAACTTGTGGCATCGTAAGTGAACTTTGATATGTGTCATGCTTACttgttaaaattcatttcatattGTCCTTCAATTAGAAGTAAATCGGTGAAGCCGTTTTCAAGATATCGTGGGTACCTTGAAACGTGTGACTAAGCGAAATGGTTAATATTGttacaatttattatcaataacaATGCCTCTCAATCATTGATTcttcgaggaaaaaaatatgttaatcGCTATCTATCTGTACACTTTCGATTAAAATAAACTCCACACGAAGTGAATGATTCATTCTTGAGGTACAAATTCTCCAAATTTAGCAAGATATACTCCTTGAAAGCAGGTGTTCTGTTCGATATCAGTTTAGCCAAGTTAAATTCTGTTCattattggaataaaaatagtcTTGTCTCTTTGAATTTTGGGTTTTCGGCGAAGCAAAAAAACAATCCGTTAATCCGCAGGTAAGAGCAGCTCTCACCGGCGAACCGATTGCAATTCCGAATTCGAGGACGGCGCCAACTCCACATTCAACTCAAAGTCTGCCTCCTATCGATTGCATGGTTACTCCGTGGTCTCCATGGACGCCGTGCAGTGTCACTTGTGGAACGGGTCGAGTTTCCAGTACCAGAATGATAAAAGTGAGCTGCATTTTGAACGTGCTATCGAACAAGGCTACACCTGTGCTACGAAAAGCTCAACATTGCATGTCGACTACTGACTTTTAGCGAAGCCAAACGTCTTTAATTTTACATGTTCTATTTCTAGCGTCGTCCTGAGAATGGTGGACGAGCTTGTCCAAGGAAATTGCATCGTCGGTCTCGATGCCAGCTTGCTCCATGCGAATGATGACTCAACTAAAAAGTGCCTTCACCAAAATTACTTAAACTAAGGGACAAAAATACGGGCATTAACGCAGTTAACCTCAGCCTggatattaataatataatatatataataataataaatccaaCTAGATGaacaacatttaaaaatgaaattagaaATTGCAGAAGATTGGAGGCTGATaggcaaaaaataaaagtttgaaagaaGTTTCCTATTCATTACTTAATTGTTGTGCTTGggtgataatatttttgtttcattacgaTCGACCAACTAATCCTTCAGCACCATAAGGTGTgtcaaaattatgtaaatattgtgTGCAATCGTTCTAGAAAATGACTAGAACTTATCGCAGTATCCCAAGCAAAAGAATGCGTTCTTATAAATctcaatatataatatgtttcACTCTATATCTGtctattgttttatttaaacaacATAGCATAAATCGTAAAaaacattacattttttacttctaTTTTTGTACAGGGTAAAGGGTagataataaattaatgtatCAGAATAAATGGTATTTATTAGGGAATAGTTTCACCAGCATAACGGACcatttaattcaattcaattcaattcacgGATTCCATTTGAAGTAACGTCTGATATCTACGCTCAACTCTGTTAGAAAGAGGAAACACAACATACGTTTTAGTCACTGGGTTCAGGAGTACATTACTCATCTGAGGATCATGCGTTATTCCCTAACAATGAACACCAGTTTGGTGTTCCCTTTCGGATTCGTTACAACTAATGTATGTTGTAAAATATTAGAAACtaaacacgttttttttttcttaatacaGCGGAAAAAAGGTTTAAAGTGACAAAAACGACCCCCAAAGATTGGCATCCGACGCGGTGATTTCCCGATGCGTTCAACGTATATTTGATTGAAAGCAACGCTGAAATGTTCCtattgttgaataaaatatttcactgtTGGTTCCATTCAAGTTGTGAACGAGTTCTCAGTTATCACTTTAGTGTCTTTAGCTTTCTGCTGGTGTTTTGTTTCGGTAACAATAAGTTACACAAGTGatcaaacttttcatttgtatAAGTTCTTGTGTCCTTTTATAATGGCAGACGAAAGAGacgatgcaaatatttacGACGAATGCGCGGACGATTTGTCTGACGTTCCGGACGACTTGGCCGATTGGGAAGACATTGAAAATGAGAACTAACGACGAGATTAGTAAAACTTAACAATTTATAATCTCCCGATAATGTCAAGAGCGGCCGGCGACAAGTCAAGTGATCCGAATAAGCGCTGCCGGCGCCAggcgaataaatatttacgaatCGTGCGGACGGCGAAGTGTTATTATATCAGATACGGGTCTCCACGAAGTGAATGTCCGAAAAGTATTGCGTAGTGTGTGTGGTACGGGCAAAAGTGAGTGTGAGGATTTTCCAATGTTTTGCAAGAACCTGAGACCGGAGGACAATGAATCAAAGGTATTGTGCTGTTACGATCTTTACGACCTGGTGTCGCATTAAACAATATGCCGCGAGCTGGGTTGGGACTACGTGGCCAAGGTATGGGGGCCAGCATAAAATAACCTTTCTGGAGCTCAGCTTTTCCTATTTAAGTATAAAAATCAAGGATAAAGTGGATATATTGGCACCCATTTGTTCGAATTGCGTATTAGTTATAATAGCTGTAGCTATTATTCACGATTGGTGTTACAAAGTACATTAAGCGATTCTATCCGAAACTGCAAAACCACCCCATTGAGCGATCACGTTTGAAAGTCGTTTTCATCCCGTGAAACTGTTTTTCGCTGGTTAAAATAAATACGTGTTTTTTAGTTTTCCATATTCTTCAATATATATGAGCTGCAATGAAATTTGAGGGGGGCATCAAAGTCCCTTGTCAGTAGCGcttcaatttcatttgattGTGCTTAGTATGAGTCGTCTCTTACAATAAACTTCGTGGACAATCATCGTTGTATTTGTGTTTGAAGAAGAGTGACGATAGAATATCGATGTAGAGAATAAAGCCGTAAACTTATATTTGcttgaaattccgaaagtttttttcaagGAAAATATAAACGGGCTTGTACTAGGCTGTTTATTTCGTAGAATTTCTTTATATAGTGTGCAAcagttttcttcaaaattacaaCATGAATTAATATAATCAGTTCGTAACTTGATTTGCAGGAAAGTTTAACAAAAACCTTTTATGGTATAAATTGTTAAAATCGcagttgaaattaatatttgcaACTTTAGGTATGTTACACTCGTGCTAGGCGTAGTTACTTCCAATCAACATTGACTGTTTGAagagatgagaaaaatatcTGCCCAAGGAACATCGATCAAACCATTGGTGATTGTGTGAAAGATGAACAAGATACGCTGAAAACACGTTCAAAAATGTAATACATATTTGCCAAACGAAACACTCGTGGTCCAGTGAACGAAACCGAATTAGACATTCTGCAGTGAGTGCGATATTGAATTGTTTTCTTGTGCCTTGAATATACTATGTATGTTGATTCGGcttgttggaaaaaaaggtATTGTATTCTCAGCAATTAGGAAAGATTCTTAGATTAGGAAAGatgaattcttattcatcagtTCTTATTCATCAAAGATTCCTTAGCTTTCATTGCACACCTTTGAAACGAGGAAACAGATTTCCAATCTGACTCATGGACGGGAGGGGAAGTAGGTTGACTTTGTTGGGTCTAATTAACTTGCTTCACTGCACCATTGGTATTCCTTACTTTAATTAGAGCGATTGAAAGATTCAAATCTGATGAGGTGTAATAATAGTTTCCTTCATTTTCCAACCTCACGAGGAGACGACTCGTAATCTCTAAGACTTAAAATTATTAGTTTCATATGAATAACTATACATAGTTGTGCTATGACGACAAGTGTACTTAAGCTCACAATTAGACTGTCACGTTTGCCGGGTAAGAGTTCAAAACTCTGTTTTGTGATTTTTCGGCACCAGACTTGGTGGTTTTCTGACTTCGGCGCTATAGCAAGtcgttttcatatttttcctaAACTATGATTTTATCTATACTAATCGTAAGTGAAGTTTGGTCGTGGCAATTTCTTTCAACGTGTACCAATACCGTGTACCGTGTTTTACTACACATAATTCTTTtactaattttatttttaagataaataattaagaataaaCTACGTACTAACTATGGGCGAAAACGGTTCTGCATTGGAGAATAGAAAATTCGGAGAAACAGTCAATATCCTCAACttctgtttcaaaatttcttcgTTGAGATTTGTCGTAAATGGATCACAAagatcaaaaataatgttatttcCAATCCATGCGTGGTTCCATTTGCGGCAACTGTTTAACAATCGTAATCGTAATGGTGATAATAGTATTGTACATGAAGATAGGGacactaataataataataataattataatattgtattaacAAATGCTTATATTTAAATGACTGGCTGACAAGACTAGTTGATGATTCTGGCCCGCGAAACTCATTTTGGCAGTATATTATACGTCTGAAAGTTCAGGAGCAATCTTGTGTAGGATAGATACCAAGTAAACAAATCATGAAAGTACGAGACATGGTTCGACACTtctcgaaaaaattcaactgcAGCTGGAGCCGAattgttgtaaaataaatttaaactaaTGGTCTGATCGTTCAACATGCTTTACGTGAAACATTCAACTGTTCCATACATCACTGTGATTatcggtaaaaatatttaaaatggGTGTGGGTCAAGGTAAATCCATTATCGAATCGAAAAGATCTTTATCATCAGTAGAGAGGTCAAGATGCTTTTGAAATAAGgacaatacattttttcaaggCGTAGTGCAACGTTTTGGTTCGAAATAAGGGTCCTCCTCGGACGTACAGTTTGTCAAAGAAGTctagatagaaaaaaaaaaaaaaaaaaaaaaaaaaacgaaaataaacaCGAAAGGACCAAGGATCAAGCTCCGAGGCCATACAGATTAGAGGTTAATTTAGCTTTAAAACAAGTAGCATTGCCTCCGTTTTTTGAAGActatacctttttttttattccctaGGTTagtttttcctctctctctctaaacTTCTTTAATAAATTATGTGTCTAAGAGGCGCCGCTCTCATttcgggccgaaacgttacgCTTCGTTTCGGAGAAATGCATTGATCTTATTCCCAGAATCTCATCACCgtattcaatatttcacaCGATACAACCGATCCACTGACAAGAAAATATCTTCATCGATTGGACGTGCgctaaaaaatattctgacgTTACATCCCAAGTATCAcaattgtcaaaatttcgaCTATCATTGGGCCAATTAAAGACGACGTAATGGcaatagatgaaaaatttgacttgAAGTCGGCAGGAAGTCGACAAGGCGGTGACTGTTCGCCTAAGAAGCGATAGTGACTATTAATGATTCAAAAATCTAAGCAGGGCCAATTGTCTGTCGACGAAAGTCCTAAAAAACTTTAAGATCAAGGACAGtgtcaaaacaaaaattggatATCGAATAGTAGCCACCATTGCGAATGCAAtaggatttaaaaaatctggTCATTCtcgaaatttcataatttcgcTTGATTATGTTTTAATGACAAGTCAATTTATAGACGATTTGTACACCGTTGACtgccaaattacaatttagtGAACATTTGCGAACACATTATTTACATGTAGTCAACTATTCGCTTCAAATACGCCCGCTTTTGAAATCTGCGATAGATTAACTTCATTTATTGCCGGCAATAAATCAAATGTGAGTCGACGGTGCTACTTGGGATATGGTCTGTACAGTGGCTACTATcaaaattaaagaaacaaCGCCACAGCAATATAATTTACAGTTCCGAAAGTGAAAAGCCAGAAGTTATCGGTTTAATTGTTGACAAGTGATATACTGGCAGAGCATGTGAAAGCTTTACAACATCGCTTCAACTCAGGTTGGGAGACGAAAAATAGATGTATTTATCGTGGGCCTTGCAGTGGGTACAGATAAGAGAGTTTTCAGAAATATGTCGTGGTCAAAGTGAATAAGGCCAAACATAGGAGATTCGGGGCACTCGAAGACATTTCGTATGTTTAAATTTTAAGTGAGGTATCTTCGTTTCTCTGTCGTTCCTTATtagaatattgtaaaattctgCGAATCATTTGCACAATGGTGGATGTTAGTGGTTACAAATATTCTTAGACTGTGTAGTTTCAGTGATCGATAACCGCACGAACTCtaatgtgaaaaatcaaacagaAAAATACGACTGAACACTGAATAAGGAGGAACGTTGAGAATCCGAGATAAAAGCACGGGCTAGAAAAGTTCAAGTCAACGCGACCTCGAAGCGCGTTGGCATTAAGGCATCGTTGTGCATGGGCATGATGAGGACTTTTCACAGCCGCCGCGCCGCAGTGAACACTCGAAATCTCTGCTAGATATTACAGCTGAGTAGTTTGTAGACTGGCAGAGACTCTTCTCAACCAGATCATACTACGTCAGCTGATGCGGAGTTTCACAGCCATCCCGCAGACACATCGTGGCCAGAGATGGGCTCAATGCCTGGCAATCGTTGCAATTGGGTGGCGGAACCATTTCTCTTTACTGATGTCAATGAAACTGGAGTTCCAGTTCCGGTTCCGGTTGCAGTTGCGATGACACTTTCCTCCGTCGTTGATGGCGTCAATGGCCCGGCGGCAACAATAACTcctaaataaatttttaataaataacatcCTTTTCTTTAGATTCGTATGGTGAGCTAAGTGCAGGTAGTTACGAGTACATACGCAGAGTGAAGTCCTAAGGACTGCATGAGCTGTTGTTTGCTAAAAGTACGCATGAAtatgccaatttttttcatccgcttTTCACGCaaagtgaattttcaaagggAGTAGGATAAGATGAATAGTGTGTGTGACGGGCAAAAGGCGTTTGCACTCGCTTGATTACTACCCCTACTCCACTCGGCGGGAGACATCATACTCGTAATCGTCTTCTTTTCGCTCTTGATACACAATGTACTATTTCGTGATTTACGTTCTCCAGGTAGAACGATTTTGAACGGTCGTTCTACGACTCCCTATTTTGTGTCTTTTCAAGGATCACGATCATCTGGTTCCTGAGGTTGATACAAACCGTTTTACAGCGTGCGAAGACaaaaatgaccaaaaatatttaaaaacttaTACTCGAATGAAGTTTCGTCATGTTAGTTGTACTATCTGCACTTAGATATTCTATGGAATTAAAGCTTCCAAACTTGAGCACCATCAGAGAGATGATGAGTGAGATACGTTAACGATCCTTACCCTGTGCTTCGTGGCTAGCGATCATCTCAACTGCGTCTAAACTTGGCTGCTGACTCTGGGTAACCTCGTGACATCGAGGTGTGATCGGAGGTATTACAGTCTCGGGTCCTCTCGTTGGAACGCTGCTTGCTCTCTGCAACTGCTTCCTGGTGACCTTTAATGCTAGGGCGGAGGTTATCGGATGCATAACACTTTCTACCGGATTGGTATGGCTCGCCATTGCTGGCGTTGAAGCACGAGATGCTGAAAATTTCTTCCGCTTTTTTCGCAGTGCTGCTAGAGCTGGTCCCAAACCGTGGGAAAACATATGGTGGACATCGtgaggatgatgatgatgggaATGGACATGCTGATGAGCATGCGAATCTGGCGTCGTGACGTCTAGAGATGACTTGGAGTCCGATGAACCATCAGATCGGGAGCCGTCATCCGATGC
Proteins encoded in this region:
- the LOC107225530 gene encoding spondin-1; the protein is MRKPVSSDLISKDLIVKIESSFYKPVVANLHNTAAIFQPPSDEVIMIRVVLTLCLLAEALASCPMRPSAQYTTTRRYPGDGGYQIAISGTSDKYIPNAVYTLSLQGSRTHAKFQQFTRFTLSVESLYLRDSPISRVGFFQLFPDSLTTFNEDCVNTISEATDYPKSEVQVMWRAPASGSGCVVFNAMVFEGVDRWYAEDGNLTRTFCEISDEESADVLKEKRCCACDEAKYSIIFEGIWSNRTHPKDFPFSTWLTHFSDLIGASHEPRFSFWGREHTATDGFRQLAEWGSVSGVEAELRTKTKHLRTLVKASGLWYPRVNTNTTTSFRVDRKHHMLSAASMLGPSPDWVVGVSKLNLCQEDCTWIKSMIIDLYPWDAGTDNGISYMSPNSETKPREKMKPITTSYPEDPRSPFYDPSGKPMLPLARFYINREKIFKKGCDEETLKEQIAELEVAENTEDTSRPECVTSEWTPWSSCSVSCGKGLRMRTREYLMLEKATMLNCNRQLVSKEMCVAAIAECPGQEEEPEAPLLGTEEICQTTSWSGWSECSSTCGVGFKMRTRKFNNRMGRKKCPHIQIVEKQKCMEPACESGTEELLDPVCKVSGWSDWSPCSASCGKGVKMRMRLLMVDPSLQQECSSRVEMLQQRPCEGQSDCTFDMATAKVVCMEEADPGPCRGYFERWAFQPNKLMCVPFGYGGCRGNRNNFLTNEECTQTCGIVRAALTGEPIAIPNSRTAPTPHSTQSLPPIDCMVTPWSPWTPCSVTCGTGRVSSTRMIKRRPENGGRACPRKLHRRSRCQLAPCE